A genomic segment from Acidobacteriota bacterium encodes:
- the def gene encoding peptide deformylase, translating to MAILKVARLGHPVLRAKAAPVAPADIKSSRIQQLIDDMFETMGEYSGIGLAAPQVHEGLRIFVAGVRRADVVTPMTDEVDMPLIAVINPEIQPLGTDTESGWEGCLSIPDIRGKVSRARTVRVRAYDRTGRRIEFVADGLPARVVQHETDHLDGVVFFDRMPSFETLSFMDEFRRYWAKDDEA from the coding sequence ATGGCGATCCTGAAGGTGGCGCGCCTGGGGCATCCGGTGCTGCGCGCAAAGGCAGCACCAGTCGCCCCGGCGGACATCAAGTCCTCGCGTATCCAGCAGCTCATCGATGACATGTTCGAAACGATGGGTGAATACTCGGGGATCGGCCTCGCCGCACCGCAGGTGCACGAAGGGCTTCGCATCTTCGTGGCCGGAGTGCGCCGCGCCGACGTCGTCACCCCGATGACCGACGAGGTGGACATGCCGCTCATCGCGGTGATCAATCCTGAAATCCAGCCGCTCGGTACCGACACGGAATCGGGCTGGGAGGGATGTCTCAGCATCCCGGACATTCGCGGCAAGGTGTCCCGCGCCCGGACGGTCCGGGTGCGAGCGTACGATCGGACCGGGCGCCGGATCGAGTTCGTCGCCGACGGTCTGCCGGCGCGCGTCGTCCAGCACGAGACGGATCACCTGGACGGGGTCGTGTTCTTCGATCGCATGCCGTCGTTCGAGACGCTCAGCTTCATGGACGAGTTCCGGCGCTACTGGGCCAAGGACGACGAGGCATGA